The Listeria monocytogenes genome window below encodes:
- the pepF gene encoding oligoendopeptidase F encodes MSKTKALPLREEVPENLTWDLTTIYPNDEAWEQAFTDLQKITEESEQFKGRLSESSQTLYEALQFRDNAYDLISNLYVYAHLKMDQDTANAKYQGLYSRAGSLVTKLMSALSYYDPEILAMDESVLKQFLNENKDLQLYAHLLEELNLSRPYILSEKEEALLANAGEVLGSSSNTFNTLNNADMKFPTIKDENGEDIEITHGRFGKLLESNDPRVRREAFLGVYSVYEGLKNTLASTLNGQVKKSNFYASTRGYSSAREAALSGNHIPETVYDSLLKSVNANADLLHRYVKLRKELLGLEELHMYDLYTPLSDDVNLEFTYEEAKELVLEALKPLGDEYQAILKEAFDSRWIDVMENKGKRSGAYSSGSYSTNPYILLNWQDNINNVYTLAHELGHSVHSYYTRKNQPFVYGDYSIFLAEVASTTNENLLTDYLLKKYEDPKVRAYLLNHYLDGFKGTVFRQTQFAEFEHAIHQADQQGVALTADFLTETYFDINKKYYGEAMVYDAEIGYEWSRIPHFYMNYYVFQYATGFSAASALSAKILTEGQEAVTAYIDFLKAGSSDYPIDVLKKAGVDMATPNPVDDALKVFEQRLDELEKLVK; translated from the coding sequence TTGAGTAAAACAAAAGCATTACCTTTAAGAGAAGAAGTACCAGAAAATCTAACATGGGATTTAACGACAATTTATCCAAATGATGAAGCTTGGGAACAAGCATTTACAGATTTGCAAAAAATCACAGAAGAAAGCGAGCAATTTAAAGGGCGTTTATCAGAAAGCAGCCAGACACTATATGAAGCACTTCAATTTCGAGATAATGCATATGATTTAATTAGTAACTTATATGTATATGCGCATTTGAAAATGGACCAAGATACAGCTAATGCAAAATATCAAGGTTTATATAGTCGCGCAGGAAGCTTAGTTACCAAGCTAATGTCTGCACTGTCTTATTATGATCCAGAAATTTTAGCAATGGACGAAAGTGTTTTAAAACAATTTTTAAATGAGAACAAAGATTTACAATTATATGCGCATTTACTAGAAGAGTTAAATTTGAGTCGACCGTATATTTTAAGTGAGAAAGAAGAAGCTTTACTAGCTAACGCAGGTGAAGTGCTTGGAAGTTCTTCTAATACTTTTAATACCTTGAATAATGCAGATATGAAGTTTCCGACTATTAAAGATGAGAACGGAGAAGATATTGAAATTACTCATGGTCGTTTTGGGAAATTGCTGGAAAGTAATGATCCACGTGTGCGTCGAGAAGCGTTTCTTGGTGTATATTCTGTTTATGAAGGCTTAAAAAACACCTTAGCCTCTACTTTAAATGGACAAGTGAAGAAGTCTAATTTTTATGCTTCTACTCGTGGCTACTCCTCAGCTCGTGAAGCGGCTCTTTCTGGTAATCATATTCCTGAAACAGTATATGATTCCTTGTTAAAATCAGTGAATGCAAATGCAGATTTGCTTCATCGTTACGTGAAGTTACGTAAAGAATTACTTGGTTTAGAGGAATTGCATATGTATGATCTTTATACGCCACTTTCTGATGATGTTAATTTGGAGTTTACTTATGAGGAAGCGAAAGAACTTGTACTTGAAGCACTTAAACCGCTTGGTGATGAATATCAAGCAATTTTGAAAGAGGCGTTTGATAGTCGTTGGATTGATGTCATGGAAAATAAAGGGAAACGTAGTGGCGCCTATTCTTCTGGTTCATATAGTACGAACCCTTATATTTTACTCAATTGGCAAGATAATATTAATAATGTTTACACGCTTGCACATGAATTAGGACATAGTGTGCATAGTTACTATACAAGAAAAAATCAACCATTTGTTTACGGCGATTATTCGATTTTCTTGGCAGAAGTTGCTTCTACGACCAATGAAAATCTGTTGACTGATTATCTGCTTAAGAAATATGAGGATCCTAAGGTACGTGCTTATTTGTTGAATCACTATTTGGATGGATTCAAAGGGACTGTATTCCGTCAAACGCAATTTGCTGAATTTGAGCATGCCATTCATCAAGCAGATCAACAAGGAGTGGCGTTGACTGCGGATTTCTTGACAGAAACATATTTTGATATTAACAAGAAATATTACGGGGAAGCGATGGTTTATGATGCTGAAATTGGTTATGAATGGTCTCGTATTCCGCATTTTTATATGAACTATTATGTGTTCCAATATGCGACTGGTTTTTCTGCAGCGTCTGCATTGAGTGCGAAGATTTTAACAGAAGGCCAAGAAGCGGTAACTGCTTATATTGATTTCTTGAAAGCGGGAAGTTCGGATTATCCTATTGATGTGTTGAAAAAAGCAGGAGTGGATATGGCAACTCCTAATCCTGTGGATGATGCACTAAAAGTATTTGAACAAAGACTGGATGAACTAGAAAAATTAGTTAAATGA
- a CDS encoding competence protein CoiA, with the protein MIIIFTARNNIGETFTITKMNVERIKQEEKLFCKSCASPVMIKAGQIKIPHFAHEKTTKCAFASEGESEEHLAAKKQIMAWYCYQSIPVEVESYFPEIKRQADIFVNGKAVIEFQCSSISISEMIQRTMDYLSIGLEVHWILGQVVRKEKGRICLSAFQQAFIQSDKKFGYHFWHYSAEREICTLYYHLTFEKGNRFFASEMTFSMKAPFSEWKKKLARIITRHAYVKRDRELERQKICFYYARFKKHGQFMQKLFNAGYYLHYLPKEIGVDLEEQFLVITPAVEWQFDLWEKFFKGLEKGDTFSECCFFESFQSVVTQILTIWLSPNESLKLGKSYLSYLIGEGVLSTIPDNRYRVKRKMAFTNTQAAHI; encoded by the coding sequence GTGATAATTATTTTTACAGCCAGAAATAACATTGGAGAAACTTTTACTATTACTAAGATGAATGTGGAACGAATCAAGCAAGAAGAAAAATTATTTTGTAAGTCGTGTGCAAGCCCGGTAATGATAAAAGCAGGTCAAATCAAAATACCGCATTTTGCTCATGAGAAGACTACGAAGTGTGCATTTGCTTCTGAAGGGGAGAGCGAGGAACATTTAGCAGCTAAAAAACAAATCATGGCCTGGTATTGTTATCAGAGTATTCCTGTGGAAGTGGAAAGTTATTTTCCAGAAATAAAGCGACAAGCAGATATTTTTGTGAATGGGAAGGCAGTAATTGAATTTCAATGTTCTTCTATTTCAATTAGTGAGATGATTCAACGTACAATGGACTACTTATCGATTGGTTTAGAGGTGCACTGGATACTAGGTCAAGTAGTAAGGAAAGAGAAAGGTCGCATTTGTCTTTCTGCATTCCAACAAGCTTTTATTCAATCTGACAAGAAATTTGGTTATCATTTTTGGCACTATTCTGCTGAGCGAGAGATTTGCACACTTTATTATCATCTAACATTTGAAAAAGGAAATCGTTTTTTCGCAAGTGAAATGACGTTTTCTATGAAGGCACCCTTTAGTGAATGGAAGAAGAAGTTAGCTAGAATTATTACACGCCATGCCTATGTAAAGCGAGATAGAGAACTCGAAAGACAAAAAATTTGTTTTTATTATGCTAGATTTAAAAAGCACGGTCAATTTATGCAAAAATTATTTAATGCCGGTTATTATTTGCACTATTTACCGAAAGAGATAGGTGTAGATTTAGAAGAACAATTTTTAGTTATTACACCTGCTGTTGAATGGCAATTTGATTTGTGGGAAAAGTTTTTTAAAGGTTTGGAGAAAGGGGATACTTTTAGCGAATGCTGCTTTTTTGAGAGTTTTCAATCCGTTGTGACCCAAATTTTAACTATCTGGCTTTCTCCAAATGAAAGCTTGAAGTTAGGAAAATCATATCTTTCTTATTTGATTGGTGAAGGGGTGTTATCTACCATACCAGATAATCGATATCGAGTGAAACGGAAAATGGCTTTTACTAATACTCAGGCAGCACATATATAA
- the mecA gene encoding adaptor protein MecA yields MEIERINEDTIKFYISYLDLEERGFNQEDVWYDREKSEELFWDMMDELKYEEEFSPEGPLWIQVQALKHGLEVFVTKATIGGKGEDGFDVTLSSPDELAEEKIEKLLEENFNPVKKEALGEDDTLEFILEFRDFEDAISLSRATGLENLVTKLYSYQGKYYLNVEFPENKYDESNIDNAVSILLEYGLESNLTGYMLAEYGKVIFDVPALKQIRKHF; encoded by the coding sequence ATGGAAATTGAACGAATTAATGAAGATACAATCAAGTTTTATATCTCTTATCTGGATTTGGAAGAGCGAGGTTTTAACCAAGAAGATGTTTGGTATGATCGCGAGAAAAGTGAAGAACTTTTCTGGGATATGATGGATGAGCTGAAATATGAAGAAGAGTTCTCTCCGGAAGGTCCGCTCTGGATACAAGTGCAAGCCTTAAAACATGGCTTAGAAGTATTTGTAACAAAAGCCACAATTGGTGGAAAAGGCGAAGACGGATTTGATGTCACGCTTAGCTCTCCAGATGAGCTTGCAGAAGAAAAAATCGAAAAACTACTCGAAGAAAACTTCAATCCAGTGAAGAAAGAAGCACTTGGAGAAGATGATACGCTAGAGTTTATTTTAGAGTTCCGTGATTTTGAAGATGCTATCTCGCTTTCACGAGCAACAGGACTAGAAAATTTAGTAACTAAGCTATACTCGTATCAAGGAAAGTATTATTTGAATGTAGAATTTCCTGAGAATAAGTATGATGAATCTAACATTGACAATGCCGTTAGTATTTTGCTTGAATACGGTTTAGAGTCAAATTTAACTGGTTATATGCTAGCTGAGTACGGAAAAGTAATCTTTGACGTTCCTGCATTAAAGCAAATTAGAAAACATTTCTAA
- the spxA gene encoding transcriptional regulator SpxA: protein MVTLYTSPSCTSCRKARAWLEEHDIPYKERNIFSEPLSLDEIKEILRMTEDGTDEIISTRSKTFQKLNVDLDSLPLQQLFELIQKNPGLLRRPIIIDEKRLQVGYNEDEIRRFLPRRVRTYQLREAQKMVN from the coding sequence ATGGTAACGTTATACACTTCACCTAGTTGCACATCTTGCCGAAAAGCTCGTGCATGGTTGGAAGAACATGATATCCCTTATAAGGAAAGAAACATTTTTTCTGAGCCACTTAGTTTGGATGAAATTAAAGAAATTCTTCGTATGACTGAGGATGGTACAGATGAAATTATTTCCACTCGTTCAAAAACGTTCCAAAAATTGAACGTGGATTTAGATAGCCTTCCTTTGCAACAACTATTTGAATTAATCCAGAAAAATCCTGGCTTATTAAGACGTCCTATCATTATTGATGAAAAACGTTTGCAAGTTGGGTACAATGAAGATGAAATTCGCCGTTTCTTACCGCGCCGTGTACGTACGTATCAACTACGTGAAGCGCAAAAAATGGTTAACTAA
- a CDS encoding ABC transporter ATP-binding protein, with product MTEQREKLLEIHNLKQYFNKGTASEVRAVDDISFDIYKGETLGLVGESGCGKSTTGRTIIRLYDATGGEVIYNGKNVHARKSRKEMLEFRRKMQMIFQDPYASLNPRMKVKDIIAEGIRIHGLAKTPEETNRQVYDLLETVGLSKEHAGRYPHEFSGGQRQRIGIARALAVQPEFIIADEPISALDVSIQAQVVNLLRQLQKEKNLTYLFIAHDLSMVKYISDRIGVMYFGKLVELAPANDLYHAPLHPYTESLLSAIPLPDPNYERTRVRKTYDPTSHNYKDGDEIKMREIAPGHFVYCSEEEEVMYKEKHAKLTAEAATK from the coding sequence ATGACTGAACAAAGAGAAAAATTATTAGAGATTCATAATCTAAAACAATACTTCAACAAAGGTACTGCAAGCGAAGTACGTGCGGTTGATGATATTTCTTTTGATATTTATAAAGGTGAAACACTTGGTTTAGTAGGAGAATCTGGTTGTGGTAAATCTACAACTGGACGTACTATCATTCGTTTATACGATGCTACGGGTGGAGAAGTGATTTATAACGGTAAAAATGTGCATGCACGTAAAAGTCGTAAAGAAATGCTTGAATTCCGTCGTAAAATGCAAATGATTTTCCAAGATCCATATGCGTCTTTAAATCCGCGTATGAAAGTTAAAGATATCATTGCAGAAGGTATTCGTATTCATGGCCTGGCAAAAACACCTGAAGAAACGAATAGACAAGTATACGATTTATTAGAAACAGTTGGATTAAGTAAAGAGCATGCTGGTCGTTACCCACATGAGTTTTCCGGTGGTCAACGTCAACGTATTGGTATCGCTCGTGCGCTAGCTGTTCAACCAGAATTTATTATTGCCGATGAGCCTATTTCCGCGTTAGATGTATCTATCCAAGCGCAAGTAGTAAACTTATTACGTCAATTGCAAAAAGAAAAAAATCTAACTTATCTATTCATTGCCCACGATTTATCAATGGTTAAATATATTAGTGATCGTATTGGAGTAATGTACTTCGGTAAATTAGTAGAGTTAGCGCCAGCCAATGATTTGTATCATGCGCCGCTACACCCTTATACAGAATCACTTTTATCCGCCATTCCTTTGCCAGATCCAAATTATGAGCGTACTCGTGTACGTAAAACTTATGATCCAACATCTCATAATTATAAAGATGGCGATGAAATTAAAATGCGCGAAATCGCTCCTGGACATTTTGTTTATTGTTCAGAAGAAGAAGAAGTTATGTATAAAGAAAAGCATGCTAAGCTAACTGCTGAAGCTGCTACGAAATAA
- a CDS encoding ABC transporter ATP-binding protein produces MEKLLEVKDLNISFHTYAGEVKAIRGVNFDLYKGETLAIVGESGSGKSVTTKSIMRLLPEGNSEIKSGQILFNGMDIAKAHEKQMQKIRGKDIAMIFQDPMTSLNPTMTIGKQISEPLIKHQKISKHEAHKTALRLLQLVGIANAEERIKQYPHQFSGGMRQRVVIAISLACNPQILIADEPTTALDVTIQAQILDLMKDLQKKIDTSIIFITHDLGVVANVADRVAVMYGGKIVEIGTVDEIFYNPQHPYTWGLISSMPTLDTDDEELFVIPGTPPDLLHPPKGDAFAARNKYAMQIDLEEEPPLFKVSDTHYAATWLLHPDAPEVTPPDAVLRRQEQFAALHPGMQAVHAKGVEVE; encoded by the coding sequence ATGGAAAAGCTATTAGAAGTTAAAGATTTAAATATTTCATTCCACACATATGCCGGTGAAGTAAAGGCAATTCGTGGGGTTAATTTTGACTTATATAAAGGGGAAACATTAGCGATTGTTGGCGAATCTGGTTCTGGTAAATCAGTAACGACAAAATCGATTATGCGTTTACTCCCAGAAGGTAACTCGGAAATTAAAAGTGGCCAAATTTTATTTAACGGAATGGATATCGCTAAAGCTCACGAAAAACAAATGCAAAAAATTCGTGGGAAAGATATAGCTATGATTTTCCAAGATCCAATGACATCATTAAATCCTACGATGACAATTGGTAAACAAATTTCTGAACCACTTATTAAGCACCAAAAAATCAGTAAACATGAAGCACATAAAACAGCGCTTCGTTTACTTCAATTAGTTGGTATTGCCAATGCAGAAGAAAGAATTAAACAATATCCTCACCAATTTTCTGGCGGGATGCGTCAACGGGTTGTTATTGCGATTTCACTGGCATGTAACCCACAAATTCTTATTGCAGATGAGCCAACAACAGCGCTAGATGTAACTATCCAAGCACAAATTTTAGATTTAATGAAGGATTTACAGAAAAAAATTGATACATCGATTATCTTTATTACCCATGACCTTGGTGTTGTAGCAAACGTTGCAGACCGTGTAGCTGTTATGTACGGTGGTAAAATTGTTGAAATCGGAACAGTTGATGAAATTTTCTATAATCCACAACACCCTTATACATGGGGACTAATTAGCTCTATGCCTACTTTGGATACAGATGATGAAGAATTATTTGTTATTCCTGGTACGCCACCTGATTTACTTCATCCTCCGAAAGGGGACGCATTTGCTGCGCGTAATAAATACGCAATGCAAATTGACCTTGAAGAAGAGCCACCACTATTTAAGGTGTCTGATACACATTATGCGGCTACATGGTTGCTTCATCCTGATGCACCAGAAGTAACGCCACCTGATGCTGTATTACGCCGCCAAGAACAGTTTGCGGCACTTCATCCTGGCATGCAAGCTGTCCATGCGAAAGGGGTAGAAGTAGAATGA
- the opp3C gene encoding oligopeptide ABC transporter permease — protein MAEHKIAKERFQPAHILDAEAEKISRPSLTFMQDSWLRIRKNKAALVSLIVLALVIIMAIVGPYLSQNLGPKHDINRQITENASLPPKVQGFENMPFWNGHQSIGGEDVDIYKQNNIKEGTYYWLGSDTLGRDQFARIWAGTRVSLIIAVVAALCDLVIGVAYGLISGYAGGRVDNFMQRILEVIGAIPNLVVVILMMLVLDSGMVSIIIAIAMTSWITMARVVRGQVLKLKNQEFVMASMTLGESTPKILIKHLIPNISGVIIINIMFSIPSAIFFEAFLSFIGLGLPAPAASLGVLVNDGYKTLQVLPYMILYPCIVLCIIMIAFNLIADGLRDAFDPKMRD, from the coding sequence ATGGCAGAACACAAAATTGCAAAAGAAAGATTTCAGCCAGCGCACATTCTGGATGCGGAAGCAGAGAAAATCAGTCGTCCAAGTTTAACATTTATGCAAGATTCTTGGCTTCGTATTCGTAAAAATAAAGCGGCTTTAGTTTCTCTAATTGTATTAGCCCTTGTTATTATCATGGCAATTGTTGGGCCTTATTTATCACAAAATTTAGGACCAAAACATGATATTAATAGACAAATTACTGAAAATGCGAGTCTTCCTCCAAAAGTTCAAGGATTTGAAAATATGCCTTTCTGGAACGGTCACCAATCTATTGGTGGAGAAGACGTTGATATTTATAAACAAAATAATATTAAAGAGGGTACTTACTACTGGTTAGGTAGTGATACGCTTGGACGTGATCAATTTGCTCGTATTTGGGCAGGGACACGTGTATCTCTTATTATTGCTGTTGTAGCAGCACTTTGTGACCTTGTTATAGGAGTTGCTTATGGTTTGATTTCTGGTTATGCTGGAGGTCGCGTAGATAACTTTATGCAACGTATATTGGAAGTAATAGGTGCAATTCCCAATTTAGTAGTTGTTATTCTTATGATGTTAGTATTAGATTCAGGTATGGTTTCTATTATTATAGCTATAGCAATGACCAGTTGGATAACGATGGCTCGGGTAGTCAGAGGACAGGTACTAAAACTTAAAAACCAAGAATTTGTTATGGCTTCTATGACACTCGGTGAATCAACACCAAAAATTTTAATTAAACATTTAATCCCAAATATTTCAGGTGTTATTATCATTAACATCATGTTTAGTATTCCTAGTGCGATTTTCTTTGAAGCCTTCTTAAGCTTTATTGGGCTTGGTCTTCCAGCGCCAGCAGCATCTCTTGGTGTCTTGGTAAATGATGGATATAAAACATTACAAGTATTACCGTATATGATTCTTTATCCATGTATTGTACTTTGTATCATCATGATTGCATTTAACTTAATTGCAGATGGCTTGCGTGATGCCTTTGATCCTAAAATGCGCGATTAA
- the opp3b gene encoding oligopeptide ABC transporter permease, whose translation MVKYTLKRVLYMLITLFIIASVTFVLMKFLPGTPYRNQEKLSDEQIHMMNEKYGLNDSIPVQYFNYMTGLVKGDLGVSFQLDNRPVSEILGALIGPSVQLALEAMVFGIIFGILLGVVAAMYQNKWPDYTSTFIAILGKSVPSFVFATVLQYWLGAKLQIFPVAGWGTFAETILPAFALAMFPLATAARFMRTELIDVFASDYVLLAKAKGNSRTEVAVKHAIRNALIPLITVLGPLSVALMTGSLVIENIYSIPGIGSQFVSSIQTNDYPVIMGTTLLFAAMLVFVILVVDILYGLIDPRIRVSGGRK comes from the coding sequence ATGGTTAAATATACGTTAAAAAGAGTATTATATATGCTTATAACGTTATTCATCATTGCTTCGGTTACGTTTGTTCTTATGAAATTCTTACCTGGTACGCCTTACCGTAATCAGGAGAAACTATCTGACGAACAAATTCACATGATGAATGAAAAATATGGACTAAATGATTCAATTCCAGTCCAATACTTTAATTATATGACAGGCTTGGTAAAAGGTGACTTAGGTGTTTCCTTCCAACTTGATAATAGACCAGTGTCTGAGATTTTAGGTGCACTGATTGGCCCATCTGTCCAATTAGCACTTGAGGCAATGGTTTTTGGTATTATATTTGGTATCTTACTTGGGGTAGTAGCGGCCATGTATCAAAACAAGTGGCCGGATTATACGAGTACATTTATAGCAATATTAGGTAAGTCAGTTCCATCGTTCGTATTTGCGACTGTTTTACAATACTGGCTTGGAGCAAAACTTCAAATTTTTCCAGTAGCAGGTTGGGGGACGTTTGCAGAAACTATTCTGCCAGCATTCGCACTTGCGATGTTCCCACTTGCAACTGCAGCTCGTTTCATGAGAACAGAGTTAATTGATGTTTTTGCGTCTGATTATGTTCTACTTGCTAAAGCAAAAGGGAATAGTAGAACGGAAGTAGCAGTTAAACATGCGATTCGTAATGCACTTATTCCTTTAATTACAGTTTTAGGACCATTATCGGTTGCACTGATGACTGGTTCCCTAGTTATTGAAAATATTTATAGTATTCCTGGTATTGGTAGTCAATTCGTTTCCTCTATTCAAACAAATGATTATCCAGTTATTATGGGAACTACTCTTCTATTTGCTGCTATGCTAGTATTTGTTATCTTGGTAGTGGATATTCTTTACGGATTGATTGATCCTCGAATCCGTGTGTCTGGAGGTAGAAAATAA
- a CDS encoding peptide ABC transporter substrate-binding protein, with the protein MKKSKLFLTLGLTLLLSLVLVACGGGSDSKSDKKGSDSGKASGEQVLNLTESALIPSADSTKADDQVGLNVVNQTNEGLYALDKDGIPAIAGAAEEPKISDDKTVYTIKLREDAKWSNGDPVTANDYVYSWRRAVDPNTAATYSYLFDAIKNGGDIVAGKKKPEELGIKAVDDYTLEVTLSKPTAYINSLFAFPTFFPLNEKFVTEKGEKYAQNSDNMLFNGPFELKDWTGTNKKWTYVKNDKYWDKDKVKLKQINVQVVQDSGTGLNLYNTDKVDRTVLSADYAAQNKNNKDYVTVNDSSTFYIKFNQKRAGKDTVFANKNIRKAIALAIDKQSYTDTVLKNGSKPANNLVPEGFTFDPGNKEDYTKESGKHLEYDVKEAQKAWKAGLKELGVSEITVEFTSDDTENARKSSEFIQDQLQKNLDGLTVKLKNVPFKVRLQNDQNQDYDFSMSGWGPDYQDPSTFLDLFVTDGAQNRMSYSNKDYDKILNDASVTYAADDQKRWDEMVKAEKILLTDDVAIQPLYQRSTAYLQKDYIKNLQKNPFGPDYTYKETYLTK; encoded by the coding sequence GTGAAAAAATCTAAATTATTTCTTACACTTGGATTAACACTATTACTAAGCTTAGTCTTGGTAGCATGCGGAGGCGGATCAGATTCCAAGTCCGACAAAAAAGGCTCAGATTCAGGAAAAGCTTCAGGAGAGCAAGTACTTAACTTGACAGAAAGCGCACTAATTCCTTCTGCAGACAGCACAAAAGCGGATGACCAAGTTGGTTTGAACGTTGTAAACCAAACAAACGAAGGTCTATATGCGCTTGACAAAGATGGTATTCCTGCCATTGCCGGTGCTGCTGAAGAGCCAAAAATTAGCGATGACAAAACAGTTTATACAATCAAACTTCGTGAAGATGCAAAATGGTCAAACGGAGACCCTGTAACTGCAAATGACTATGTTTACTCATGGCGTCGTGCAGTTGACCCTAATACTGCTGCAACATATTCTTACCTATTTGATGCAATCAAAAACGGTGGAGATATCGTAGCTGGCAAGAAAAAACCTGAAGAATTAGGAATTAAAGCAGTAGATGATTATACTTTAGAAGTTACTCTATCTAAACCAACTGCTTACATTAACTCACTATTCGCATTCCCGACTTTCTTCCCACTTAACGAAAAATTCGTTACGGAAAAAGGCGAAAAATATGCACAAAATAGTGACAACATGTTATTCAATGGACCTTTCGAGTTGAAAGACTGGACTGGAACAAACAAAAAATGGACTTACGTAAAAAATGATAAATATTGGGATAAAGATAAAGTTAAGTTGAAACAAATCAACGTACAAGTTGTTCAAGACTCCGGTACTGGACTTAACTTATACAACACTGACAAAGTTGACCGTACTGTATTGAGTGCAGACTATGCTGCTCAAAACAAAAACAATAAAGACTATGTAACAGTGAATGATTCTTCTACTTTCTACATTAAATTTAACCAAAAACGTGCTGGCAAAGACACAGTATTTGCTAACAAAAATATCCGTAAAGCTATAGCTCTTGCGATTGACAAACAATCGTATACTGATACAGTTCTTAAAAATGGATCTAAACCTGCAAACAACCTTGTACCAGAAGGTTTCACTTTTGACCCAGGTAACAAAGAAGATTATACAAAAGAATCTGGTAAACATTTAGAATATGATGTAAAAGAAGCTCAAAAAGCATGGAAAGCTGGATTGAAAGAACTAGGAGTTTCCGAAATTACAGTTGAATTCACTAGTGATGACACTGAAAATGCGAGAAAATCTTCTGAATTCATTCAAGACCAACTACAAAAGAACTTAGACGGTCTTACTGTTAAACTTAAAAACGTACCATTTAAAGTTCGTTTACAAAATGACCAAAACCAAGATTACGATTTCTCTATGAGCGGCTGGGGTCCTGACTATCAAGATCCATCCACTTTCCTAGATCTATTCGTAACTGATGGTGCACAAAACAGAATGAGTTATTCTAACAAAGACTACGACAAGATTTTAAATGATGCTTCTGTAACTTATGCAGCTGACGATCAAAAACGTTGGGATGAAATGGTTAAAGCAGAAAAAATCCTTCTTACGGATGATGTAGCTATTCAACCACTTTATCAACGTTCTACTGCATACCTACAAAAAGACTACATTAAAAACTTGCAAAAAAATCCATTTGGTCCAGATTACACTTACAAAGAAACATACTTGACTAAATAA
- a CDS encoding DUF3899 domain-containing protein: MFLRITIYTLIQEAIIFGILLFGKNNGVGLSNYVDISFMVALIALLIGLFVYIMRSGFLDRVHNGFRNISRKIKREEENEFSDMLLSELVGLQYAGILFSSLLVMLSSILCMFL, from the coding sequence ATGTTTTTACGAATTACTATTTATACACTTATTCAAGAAGCAATTATTTTTGGGATTTTACTTTTCGGCAAAAATAACGGTGTTGGTTTAAGCAACTACGTGGATATTTCTTTTATGGTAGCACTTATTGCGCTATTGATTGGATTGTTTGTTTATATTATGAGAAGCGGATTTTTAGACCGGGTTCATAATGGGTTCCGAAATATTTCTCGTAAAATTAAACGAGAAGAGGAAAATGAGTTCTCAGATATGCTGTTATCTGAATTAGTCGGCCTTCAATACGCTGGAATTTTGTTTAGCTCCCTTCTTGTTATGCTCTCTAGTATTCTATGCATGTTTTTGTGA